A window of Terriglobales bacterium genomic DNA:
CTGGATGTCGTCGCCCACCGCCGTCGGATTGCCATTCACCCCGAAATCCTTGCGGTTGATCTTGGTGGTGGCGGAGGCGCCCAGGCGCAGATTCCCCCGCGGGTCCTTCATCGGCTCGGTGGGGCCGTCCACGTCGAGTACGGCCTCCTTGGTCACGCCATGGATGGTGAGGTCGCCGGTGACCTTGAGCTTGCCAGGCCCGGCGGCTTCCACCCGCGTCGACTTGAAGGTGATGGTGGGGAACTTCTGGACGTCGAGGAAGTTGGGGCTGCGCAGGTCGTTGTCGCGCATCTCGATGCGGGTGTTCACCGAGGCCGCGTCGATGGTGATGTCGATGACCGTCTTGGCCGGATCCTTCGGATCGTAAGCCACCGTGCCGGTGGTCTTGTTGAATTGGCCGCGGACGGTCGAGATGCCGAAATGACGCGCGGCGAACTGCGACGCCGTGTGGTTGGGGTCGATCTTCCAGGTCTCGAGCTGGGCGGCGGCGGGCAGGGAAAGAACAAGGACGCAAAGCGCCCACAGCAGGTTTCTTGACTTCATCGAATGTCTCCGCAAGGACTCACAGGACAGATGAACGAAGGGCAGCTCTGGCTGCAAGAAATCAGGAGACGGCCTGACGGGCGTCTCTACCAACAAGAAAAGCCCGCGCGGGCGCGCGGGCTGCATGGTCCAGATCGAGCTACCTCCGGCCGACACCCGCGTACTGGAAGCCCATGGCCTTCATGCGCGGGCCGTCGAGCAGGTTCTTGGTGTCCACCAGCACCGGACGCTTGAGCAGGCGCTTGATCTTGTCGAAGTCGAG
This region includes:
- a CDS encoding YceI family protein; translation: MKSRNLLWALCVLVLSLPAAAQLETWKIDPNHTASQFAARHFGISTVRGQFNKTTGTVAYDPKDPAKTVIDITIDAASVNTRIEMRDNDLRSPNFLDVQKFPTITFKSTRVEAAGPGKLKVTGDLTIHGVTKEAVLDVDGPTEPMKDPRGNLRLGASATTKINRKDFGVNGNPTAVGDDIQITLDIELMKPAVPAQ